The genomic region CCGGCGAACGGCATCACGATGCATCCCGGCGCGGATGGCGAAAAGAGCGAAGTGATCTTTACCGCTCCCACGGCCGGCCACTACAAAGTCAACGCGTCGTTCTTCGGCGAGAGCCTTCCCGGCTACCCCGCCACCAGCACGGATGTCCATGTGAACGTCAACGGCTCCACCGCGCTGTTCAACAACTTCGTGAGCGCCTATGGCGTCGGACCGAGCTACTCCAACTCGTATCTCCTGCTTAACGCCGGCGACAAGCTGGAGTTCACCGTCGGTTACGGCCCGAACGGTAACTATCTTTACGATTCGACCGGTTTCAATGCATCCATCAGCGCCGTTCCCGAACCCTCGGCGTTCGCCGCATTCGGCGTCGGCCTCGCGGTTCTCGGCGCTTGTTTCTATCGCCGCCGCCAAGTGATCGCATAAGATTTTCCCTGCTGGCGCAATAAAAAAAGAAGGAGGACGCTTTTGGCGTCCTCCTTCTTTTTTATTGTCGCTGCGCCGAGGCTGATTAGCGGGGCGTCACATATTCGAAACGCGCTTCGACACGGGCGGCCATGCCTTCGAACCACGCGCCGCTTGGATCGACGAGCGGGAACCACCAGGCTGTCGGCCGGAGGTTGGTGTGCTCCAGGGAGTCGACGGTGATGTATGCGTCGTGCACGATCCGCATGCGCGCGCGCTGCGCTTCGACCGTGATCTGCTCCAGCGTGGCGCGCGCCGCGCGCGGCTCTGAGCCGCGCTCCAGCAGGCGGCGCTGATGCTGGAACGAAGCGATCAAACGGCGAGAGGCTCGAATGCGATCCTGCCCAATGGCTAACGGCTGGGCAAAGATGCGTTCGCGAACGGCCGTCTCATGCGCAAGCTTGGTCTCAAGCTGCGCGCGCTCGGCGTCGCTCAAGGTTTCATGGCGCAGGCGGTGAACGAGCGGGAGGCTGTTTCGACGCCAATCGTCGCCCATACGCGCTTCCAATTGCGCGCGCTCTTCCTTCCACATCGCCATCTCCCGGCGATGTTCCTCCACTCGCTGGCGCAGCACTTCACTGCGCTGGGCGTACTCCGAGAGCGTCGCGAGCGCCTGCTCGTAATCTTGCCGGCGCGCGCTCCAATCCCCAAATTCTTTCGCTTCCAAGTAGGTCAGTAGATCGCGCATCTTATTCAGCGACTTGATCTCGCGCAGTGTCGACTTCTGATCGGCGACGACATCCCGCCAGCGGGTTCCGAACTCAGCCGCGCTTACGGTCTGTGCGCCATAAGCCGCCGCCAGGTGGGACGGAAGCCGCAGCCGGGCTGCGGAATTGCTGTCCGCGAGGGCGTCCCACGTGCCGTACTCCAGCCGGACGATCGGGTAGAGCGACTGAGTGATATTGGATTTGGCGAGCGCGGTATTGAATGCTTCTGTGCTGGAGGTGTACCCCGAAGCAGTTTCGTGGAACACGACGAGGTGTTCGGCGGCCAGCATATTGATGAGCGTGATCGCCTTGCCGACCAGGACCGCGCGATCGCCATAGGCGTTTTCGATGACGCGCGCCAGCGTTTCCAGGTTCTGAACGGGGGTGGGGGACGTCAATACGGCGGGAGTATCGCCAAACTCGATCGTCACCTTTGAACCGCTGACTCCGATCGTGCCGCGCCCAAGCCCTGGAACGACCAGGTCAAACGGGATTGCGCCCGGTCCGAAGTTCTCCAGACCATAGATGCCCGAACCGGCCACGCAGCTGTTATAGGCGCGGATGGCGGCGGCGCGAGTCGCGGGCTGCAGGAACAGATCCACAACGGCGAAGCGCGGGCGCTGATAGGTCTCGGAGTGAAATCGTAAAAGCTGGGTGGTGGTCGTGGCGCTAAAGTGGAGCGGGGGATGCTGTAGGAGCAGCTGGTAAATCTTGGGAAGAAGGTCTCGGTAGAGATCGGTCAGGCTGGTTGCGCCATCACAGTGGGCGGCGAAGGAGCGCGCCCAATCCTTGATCCGCTCGCAGAGCTCGGAGGCTGCCGCGCGGCTTTGCGGATCCTCCAGACACGACAAGCTTTCCATAAATGCAAGATCCATTTGGCGCAGGAGCGCCGTCAGGATATCGCAGATGGGAATGTCGTGCGCGATCACATGATGCTGTTCCGTGTGTACGAGGCCCGTCCAGCCCCACGCGGCCGTCATGGCGTCATAAAGGTTGGCCTTGCCGCCGGGTTCGTGGCGCGCGAGCCAATCGAAGGGGACGCCGTGCTTCATATACATATGACGCGTCGGCACGCTTTCGCTGCCGAAAAGCGACGACATCTCCCCCGCCGCGCTCCACAGGTCGCGGGTGCGTCCGTCATCGTGACGCAGGACGGCGAACTTGTCGTCGGCGGCGATATGCGCGGTGGTTTTGGCGAAGTAGTCGGTGTCGTGGACGCCGCTGATCAGCGCCGCGCCGGGCAGATGCTGATCGAGGATCGTGCGCCAGACCGCTTTGGCCGGTTCATCCCACAGCGCGGTTTGTCCGAGGGCAAGAAAAGGAACGCCGGGGTATTGGGAACGAATCGTTTCCAGAAGCGCCGCGACGGACGGGCGCAGCTCAGTTTCGACTTGGACAGTGGGCTTAGTCAGCGGCATTGAAATTTCCATTGATCATTGCGCAAATATGATATCCGCGGAAGCGTTAGGGCAGCGATATTTCAACAGAGAAATCGGGTTCGAAGTTCCGGGACCGCCGGAAAATCTCTGAAGGAGTTTTATCGGCGACGGGCCGCCCCCGTTCCAGGGTGTTCGTCTATCAAAAAAAGAAGCGAGCGCATCGCGAGCAGACCTTTCCGAGGATACCCGGATTGGCGTCGATTTTATACTTATTGCCCCTAACGGCTTTTAGCGACGGGGGAGAAGGTCGAAATTTCTTTCAAAAATCCTTTTTCTTTCCGCATACGAGATGCAATCGGCAATTACGACGTTTTTCACCATTGTACCAATCGTCTTGGAAATGATTCGTGGGAACTTAAATCAAAGCAGAAACGCTGTAGTACATAGAATCCTGGTTTTGTACCAGGGATTTTAGAAGCATACAGAGTAATGTTCAAATTTAATCTGATGATAGTAGCATACCAAACAACTTTCATATAATAAATTTGTACAGTTGCAAGTGACCACAGAATTCGCTTTGGGTCAACTTTGGTATTTTGTGTTTTAATAGTAACATTTGCTAACAACGCGCGATCTATAAGTTCATATGCCAGGAATTTATTTTCTTAATATAAATTTAACATGAAAATACTTGACAGGAATTCAAAGGTGTGATAGTATGTGATCGTAAGTCCATTTTCAACCGCGAAGCAGCGTGTATGCGCTAATTTTTCTCGTTGTTGATCAGCTCTTCTGTTCTGTTGGTAGGAGGTATTTCACCAGTGCGAACCATTCGAAATTTCAAGGGTTTCACCCTTATTGAACTGCTCGTCGTTATCGCCATTATCGCGATTCTCGCCGCCATCCTCTTCCCCGTCTTCGCCAAGGCTCGTGAGAAGGCCCGCCAGATCAGCTGCGCCTCCAACGAGCGCCAGGTCGGCCTCGCCATCCTGCAGTACGTTCAGGACAGCGATGAGAAGTTCCCCGCCGGTAACGGCGACGCCGCCAATAGCAAGCTGTTCGGCCAGGGATGGGCTGGACCGATCTACCCGTACGCTAAGAGCACTGGTTTGCTGAAGTGTCCGGATGACTCCACTGCGGTCAGTGGTGTGTATGTGCCGGTTTCTTATGGCTTCAACACAAACATGTCCGGCGCTGGTAACAGCGGCGCGATCGCTTCGCTTGGCGCACCCTCGAATACCGTTATGCTATTTGAAGTGACGGGCGATACTGCTCCTGTTACCGATCTCCAGGAAGGCGTGCGCAGCGCAGCCGCTGCACCTGACGCGCTCTCGGCTGCTGGAACTGGTATCGACGGCCAGTTGTACTATAACTTCGCGGCCACTACCGGTACGACGGTTCGTTACGAGACGGGATACTTGGGCGGTCTTCCCGGTGTCACGACTGGTAACTTTGCTACTCAAACGGGTTGGCACACGGACGGCGCCAACTACCTGGCGGGCGACGGTCATGTCAAGTGGCTGCGTGGCAGCAAGGTCTCCCCTGGCATCAATGCAGCAACCAGCAATGACGTTCAGGCTCTCAGCACTAACACGGCTGCTGGTACTGCCAACAGCAACTATGCGATGACCTTCAGCGCCATCTAATTCTGCGCTCCATGTCAAAAAGCCGCTATATCTTCGGATGTAGCGGCCTTTTTATTTGACGCTCTCCCTCGTCTTTGCTCTCAATCCCACCTTGTGACGCTTTGCGATCTTTGCTAAAATATTTCATACGATAATATTAAAGATCGCAATTCTTCATCCTTTCGTGCCGGCAAAAATATTCTATATAATATCAATATTTGACATTAATATTTATTTATGAGTGCAACTGTAAGCCTGGTTGGACGTAAAAATCTCTGTTAAAATAAATTTGCATGAAAACACTTGACAGGAATTCGAAGTCGTGATAATATATGTTTGCTCGTCCATTCCGATGCGAAGAAGCGCTCAATCGCTTTCTCTTCAATGCGGATTATTATCACTCACATGAATCGGTAGGAGATCTCTCACAATGCGCACCATTCGAAATTTCAAGGGCTTCACCCTTATTGAACTGCTCGTCGTTATCGCCATTATCGCGATTCTCGCCGCCATCCTCTTCCCCGTCTTCGCCAAGGCTCGTGAGAAGGCCCGCCAGACCAGCTGCGCGTCCAACGAGCGCCAGGTCGGCCTCGCCATCCTGCAGTACGTTCAGGACAGCGATGAGAAGTTTCCCGCCGGCATCGGCGACATTGCCAACAACAAGGCGTTCGGGCAGGGCTGGGCTGGCCCGACCTACGCTTATGCTAAGAGCACGGGACTGTACAAGTGCCCGGATGATACCGGTACGGTGAATGGTCTGCTCGTTCCGATTTCTTACGCCTATAACTCCAATATGGCGGGCGCCGGCAACACGGGCGCGCTGGCTTCGCTTGGCGCTCCCGCGAACACCGTTCTTCTGTTCGAAACGAACGTCGCGGTTGCTCAGGTGTCCGATGCTCAGGAAAATAACAACACCGCGAACCTGTCGCCGGCCGGCAATGGCATCGGTGATGTTGTCACCAACTGGGACGGTTCGGCTTCGGCAACGGTGAAGTACGCGACCGGACTTCTGGGCGGCCTGAATGTTACGGACGCGGTTCCCACGACTGGCCGGCACACGGACGGCGCCAACTACCTGGCGGGCGACGGTCATGTCAAGTGGCTGCGTGGCAGCAAGGTCTCCCCTGGCGTCAATGCGGGAACCAGTGCAGACGCTCAGGCGCTCGGCACGAACACTGCCGCTGGCACAAGCAACAGCAGCTTTGCCATGACCTTCAGCGCCATCTAATTCGCGCTCAATATCGAAAAGCCGTCGCGTCTTCGGATGCGGCGGCTTTTTGTATGTGGAATATTTAAGCGATCGCGCGGCAGGAGCCTCGGACGATGAGGGAGACGGGGACTTCGATGTTGATGGGCGGGCGCGGCGCGGCGTCTTCGTCTTTCAGGTCCTGGAGCTCCAGGAGGCGGGTCGCCAGGCGCTGCACGGCGAGCTGGCCCATGTAGGCGGTGTCGACGCGCAGGGTGGTGAGGGCGGGGTAGCAGAGACTGCTGTGCTTGTCGTCGTCGAAGCCGACGATACTGACGTCGTCCGGGATTTGCAGGCCGAGATCGCGGCAGATCTGCATCAGTCGATAGGCGTGCGGATCATTCGCCGCCAGGATCGCCGTCGGACGGTCCGGGCGGCTGAGCATCGCCGTGACCTGGTCGGAGAATTGGGCTTCGGTCGTGGCGCAGATGAGAAGCGAGGGATCCGCCGTGCGTCCGGCTTTGAAGTGGGCGGAAAGGTATCCGGTGAGACGGTCCTGGAACGTCGTGGTTTCCGGATCGCTCATCGCGAAGGCCACGCGCGAATGGCCGAGTTCGAACAGGTATTGGGTGGCCGCCGTCGCCCCGCCGATGCCGTCGGAAAGGATACAGTCGTGCTTGCCCGTAAGGTCCCGGTTGTCCACCAGGACGATCTGCGGGACGTGCTCTAAAAAGGCGTCCAGGATCTCCGGACTAGCGGAGCCGACGAGCAGCATACCGGAGATGATCTGGTCGCGGATCATGCGCGGCAAGTCGGTGAGCATCTTGCGGCGGTTGGTGGTATGCAGCAGCAGATGCATCCCCAGTTTCTCGGTCTCCGCCTGCGCACCGGTCATCATGGGCGCGTAAAAGGCGTCGCCCTGGATCGTGGCGGTGTCGGCGGGCGCGAAGAACTGAAGGCCGATGGAGACGCCGGTCGCGGCGTCCTCCCGGATCAGCGCCCGCTCGCGCTGCTTCTTGCGGACATGCGGGGGGCGGTAGTTCAGACGCTTCGCCACCTCAAGCACGCGCTGGCGGGTGTCGGCGCTGAGCATGGGCGAATCGGTGAAGCTGCGGGAAACCGTGGCGGGCGACACGCCCGCCTCCTGGGCGACTTGTTGTATGGTAGGCACGTGAGTAGTATAGTCCCGATCGAGGTGACTGTCAAGATAGTTTTCTGAAATTTTTCATGGCGACTGGTTTTTTTGCCGATCGATCATCGTCGTCAGAAACACAACGCCGCGTGACGGCAGCATGACCGTGCAGCCCTTTCTCAAGTCCACTTTTTTGAGGAGGGAGGCGGCCTTCGGAAAGCGCCGATCGTCCTCGGGACGGTCCGTCTCGAAATAGCGGTAACAAGTTAGCGTTGGGGATTGCTTGAGATCCGGAACTTTGACGGTCATCGTTCGGCTTATGGCGTCGTTATTGACCAGCATGACACTCACATCCGTGCGTCCTGATCTTTGGATCGTCGCGGCGACGGCCCGGAACCGGGCGATGGCGGGACTGGTCGTCTCCACGATGCGCGATCCGCGCGGGAACAGGCGCGACATGAGCGACCAGGTGTAAAACCATGGGCGCGGGCTCTCATCCTCCGGGGGAGTCATCCGGGATCCTTGCGAATTCCAGAAGCCCCACAGCTTCATCGTCAGCGCGTCCGGCGGGTCGGGTCGGCGGTCCCAGCTGACGAGATGCATGGCGTCATCCATATCCCATGCCAGAGCCCCCTGCCAGCCGGCGCGCGCGACCTGCGCGACATAGTCAGCCATCATGACGCCGTATTCATAAGCACGCACACGTGGCTGCTGATCGCCGTTGACGCGGCCTGTAATCAGCCCCGATTCTCCAAGAAAGCGCGGCTTGGAAAGACCATCCGGGTCGTTTTTCGCGATAACTTCCCGCTTCTCCGCGAGGAGTTTCTCCATAGAGCCGTCCAGCACCTCGGAATCCAGCGCATACCAGTGCAGATCCCAGGCGCCGAAGGTGTCGGGAGCGTCTTTTGTGGCGCGATCGATCCAGGTGAACGGCTCCAGCCACTGCGTGTTGCCCGTCGTATCGGGGCCGATGATCCGGACGCTCGCGTTTAAGCCGCGCGCGTCGAACTCTCGTCGCAGGCTGCGGACAACCGACAGCCAGGTAGCGTAATCTTTATTTCCCGACCAATCGCCATTCGGTTCGTTGATGCAGTTGAAGAAAGTGATCGTCGAATACCCGCGCTTGTCACGGAGATACGAGACGAAATCCGCCATGACCTGTGGCCAGCGGGGATCGGTCTCTTCGGCCATCAGCTCCTTTTTCGGCGGGCTCCACTCGCCAAGGATGACGGGAACGCCGCGCGACTGCGCGTAGTCGAGAATGTCGGTCAGATTCTTGAAGTCCGCCTTCTGAGCCGCCGTTCCCTCGGTCCAGATGTACTTCGGCTTGCCCTGCGCATCGAAGCCCACACAGTAGTCGCCGGTTCCGACCATGACGCGCAGATAGCCGGGGCGACAATAATCCATCCGCCGGACAATCATGTTCCAGGCGGCTGGGGTGGGGGTGTAATAGAAGCGGTCCCACTGGACGCCGAGACCCATAAACGGCGAAGTCACCGTCTTGCCGAGGCGGACGGTGACATCAGACGCCGACGCCGCCCAGATGGGACCTGCGGCGAGCGCGAGGGTCCAAGCGAGCGCGGCGATGCTCGGTGGCGAGACGAGAGATTTTTTCATACGCGGATGTTCGATCTTTCCTGCGGGCGTCCATGGAAAATCGCCGCTGCATTGAACGGCGATTCTCGCTCTTAGTGTATTCTTCAAAAGCCAGTCGGCGTCGGTTCTATTGCAGGCTGAATGTTACCGCCCAAAGCTCGCTGCTGTCCACACCGGCGGCGGCGCAGTGCGCGGTGTCAAACGATCCCGTGGTGCAGGGCGCCTTCTGCGCATCCGTGGGGGCGGCGGCATTCATGCCGCTGGAAACCGCCGCGCCGCGCAGCCACTTAGCGTGTCCGTCCGCCATCAGGAAGTTCGATCCGTCGGTGTGTATTCCCAGCGGTTTCGGAAAGTGATACAGGTCGTAGCCGGCGTTGCTGGGAAGACGTCCGCCCATATAGCCGGTGACATAGTTGCCGTAGTCCGTCAGCGCGCCGACGCCGTTCCCAGCGCCGGAATGCCCCTCGTTCGGATCGGAGAGATAGACGTCCTGGCCCTGAATTTCAAAGAGAAAGACCGACTTCGCCGGCGAAGTCAGAGCGGCGAGGCTGGCCGCGGGCTGACCGTATGTCGGCTCGACGATATTGAGATTTACCCCGTAGGACAGCGGCGGAGCGACGGAGCCGTCGGGAGCCACATAGTTCGGAGTAGGATCGTTGGGACATTTGAAGACGGCCTGGCTCTTAATGTAAGGGTACATTTGACCTGCCCAGCCCAGTCCATAGTGTCCGCTGGCGGTATTGTAGATTCCGCAGGGATATTTCTCGTCCGCGTCCTGAGTGTACTGCATCAATCCGATCCCTACTTGCTTCAAGTTGGAGAGACAGGCGATGCTGCGGGCTTTCTCTCGCGCTTTTGCGAAGACAGGGAAGAGGATTGCGGCTAGTATCGCAATAATAGCGATTACTACGAGCAGTTCGATCAGTGTAAAGGCACGGGTTTTCGACATAACAAACTCCTTGAGAAACGAGAGACGAATTAAGAATGGAAACGGCCATCATCCTCGGCGTTCTTGCCTGGGAAGATGGCCTATTCTATCATGCGCCCGAGACGTTGTCAAGGCTTTTTATCAAACTGTGTAATAAAATTTCTGAAATATTTCGTAGATCAATCACTGTCAATTGCGGAATGCGCTGGCTTTTCGGCAGCGGAGGCGTCCTCCGGCATGAGTGGATACATCAGCTGATCGATCAGCGCCGGCGGCATTGTGGCGTCGATCCCATAAGACTCCGGCCACTCTTTCGGGAGGTTATGGGTCCCGAAGATCCGGTCTAGCCACGGAAGGGTCGAGGAGTAATTGTGGTCGATCAGACCGGTTTTCGTGTGGTGCCAGTGATGGAATTTCGGCGTGGAGATCAGCCACTCCAGCGGCCCGAAGCTCCATTTAAGATTGGCGTGGATGAAGAAGCCCCAAACCGTGCCCACCAGCGTCACCAGCACCGGGAGGCTGCTACCGCCGGTCGCGCTCGTCGGACCGCCCAGGCCCAGCACATAGATCGGCACAAGGGCGCACGTGCGGCTAAACACCATATCGAGCGGGTGCGCGCGTGTGTTGACCAGAAAATCGAGTTCTTCCGCGCTGTGGTGGACCGAATGGAAGCGCCATAGGAACGGGATCTGATGGCTCCAGCGATGTCCCCAGTAATACCCAACTTCGCCTGCAACCAGACCCAGCAAGGCGCGCGCCCAGAGGGGAAGGGAGGCCGTCAGGGCAAACAGTTCTCCAGGGATGATGTGCTGAACCGACCAGCCCAGAATGGCCGCCGGCACGCTCAAGATGGCGGCAGGCAGCAGGCTATTGAGGAAATAGTAACAGAGGTCCGCGCCGATTCCCTTGCGCAGCGCTTTATGGCTGTGGACCGCAAAAAAATATTCCAGCGGGACAAAGAT from Capsulimonas corticalis harbors:
- a CDS encoding DUF1559 domain-containing protein encodes the protein MSKTRAFTLIELLVVIAIIAILAAILFPVFAKAREKARSIACLSNLKQVGIGLMQYTQDADEKYPCGIYNTASGHYGLGWAGQMYPYIKSQAVFKCPNDPTPNYVAPDGSVAPPLSYGVNLNIVEPTYGQPAASLAALTSPAKSVFLFEIQGQDVYLSDPNEGHSGAGNGVGALTDYGNYVTGYMGGRLPSNAGYDLYHFPKPLGIHTDGSNFLMADGHAKWLRGAAVSSGMNAAAPTDAQKAPCTTGSFDTAHCAAAGVDSSELWAVTFSLQ
- a CDS encoding DUF1559 domain-containing protein codes for the protein MRTIRNFKGFTLIELLVVIAIIAILAAILFPVFAKAREKARQTSCASNERQVGLAILQYVQDSDEKFPAGIGDIANNKAFGQGWAGPTYAYAKSTGLYKCPDDTGTVNGLLVPISYAYNSNMAGAGNTGALASLGAPANTVLLFETNVAVAQVSDAQENNNTANLSPAGNGIGDVVTNWDGSASATVKYATGLLGGLNVTDAVPTTGRHTDGANYLAGDGHVKWLRGSKVSPGVNAGTSADAQALGTNTAAGTSNSSFAMTFSAI
- a CDS encoding sterol desaturase family protein, which produces MAQLVAILLSLLKLSLWLTILVVIFVPLEYFFAVHSHKALRKGIGADLCYYFLNSLLPAAILSVPAAILGWSVQHIIPGELFALTASLPLWARALLGLVAGEVGYYWGHRWSHQIPFLWRFHSVHHSAEELDFLVNTRAHPLDMVFSRTCALVPIYVLGLGGPTSATGGSSLPVLVTLVGTVWGFFIHANLKWSFGPLEWLISTPKFHHWHHTKTGLIDHNYSSTLPWLDRIFGTHNLPKEWPESYGIDATMPPALIDQLMYPLMPEDASAAEKPAHSAIDSD
- a CDS encoding LacI family DNA-binding transcriptional regulator, encoding MPTIQQVAQEAGVSPATVSRSFTDSPMLSADTRQRVLEVAKRLNYRPPHVRKKQRERALIREDAATGVSIGLQFFAPADTATIQGDAFYAPMMTGAQAETEKLGMHLLLHTTNRRKMLTDLPRMIRDQIISGMLLVGSASPEILDAFLEHVPQIVLVDNRDLTGKHDCILSDGIGGATAATQYLFELGHSRVAFAMSDPETTTFQDRLTGYLSAHFKAGRTADPSLLICATTEAQFSDQVTAMLSRPDRPTAILAANDPHAYRLMQICRDLGLQIPDDVSIVGFDDDKHSSLCYPALTTLRVDTAYMGQLAVQRLATRLLELQDLKDEDAAPRPPINIEVPVSLIVRGSCRAIA
- a CDS encoding PEP-CTERM sorting domain-containing protein translates to MKKWSASIAAGAFTVAAFGFAQPVQAASWNAANDFSKTANPNSVWSYAGSNSGVFTYESTEGSGLDAWHAGPGSLPYVAHNGATTTNYSYGTVAVPANGITMHPGADGEKSEVIFTAPTAGHYKVNASFFGESLPGYPATSTDVHVNVNGSTALFNNFVSAYGVGPSYSNSYLLLNAGDKLEFTVGYGPNGNYLYDSTGFNASISAVPEPSAFAAFGVGLAVLGACFYRRRQVIA
- a CDS encoding DUF1559 domain-containing protein, whose protein sequence is MRTIRNFKGFTLIELLVVIAIIAILAAILFPVFAKAREKARQISCASNERQVGLAILQYVQDSDEKFPAGNGDAANSKLFGQGWAGPIYPYAKSTGLLKCPDDSTAVSGVYVPVSYGFNTNMSGAGNSGAIASLGAPSNTVMLFEVTGDTAPVTDLQEGVRSAAAAPDALSAAGTGIDGQLYYNFAATTGTTVRYETGYLGGLPGVTTGNFATQTGWHTDGANYLAGDGHVKWLRGSKVSPGINAATSNDVQALSTNTAAGTANSNYAMTFSAI